The bacterium genomic interval TCATCAACTTCAAAAGTATCATACTTTAAGTCTGTCAGGATTTGGAAATCGTCATCAAGCCTCAAACCTATCAGCTGCTTGAAATCATCCTTGCTGCGCTGCAGAGAAGCGACTGCTTCCGACAAATTCCCCTTGTTCGTTGCTACATCGACCTTGCTGATAAGAACATCGCCTATTGGAATACGCCCGGTTTTTGCTTTAAGCTGTGCAATACGCAGAGACTCTTCCGAATTTTTGAGCCGCTCCTGTGCAATCTCAACATTACGTGTCAGTCTGTATATATTGTAATAAGCTGCAGTAACATTATAGATTATATTCATCTGCTGCCTTGTGAAAACACTGGTTGAACGCTCAAGTTCATATTTTGCTTCTATCAGATTCTCTTTCAGAGTATTGCGTGTAAAAACAGGTTGTGTAAAGCTGAGGCTCAAACTCGAATAAGCCTGATTCGTTCTCAGCACTGCATAATTCTGAAGCGGTAAAGTAGTAACCTGGTTATCTCTGTACATGAGAGAATGCAGTGCAAAATTACCGCCTGTGGGAAGCATATAAGTAAAGGTAATATCTGCACCGAACTGCATTGTACCAAAGGAATTATATACCGGCAAGCCGTCCGGCCTCTGCACTCTAATCACATTCTCCTTCCAGCTTGGAGCAAACACACTCAAATCCATACGAGGTTTAAACATGGCCTTGTAAAAATTAAAATAGAACTGCATTGCGTTCTTCTCTTCCTGATATGACTTGACCGTATAACTCCGGTGCAGTGCAATCTGAACGGCATCGTCATAAGATAAAATTCTTTGTCCAAGGCCATAAAGACGCGATACAGTCAAACATGTCAGCAGAAAAATTAACATAAGCTTGTTGTTTCTTTGCATTAACTAAACCTCCGTAATCAGGACTCGTCTTTTTTACATTTCTGATATGTATATGCAAGGGCTGTGCCATCAATTTTATCTTTATTCACAACAGTTAATATCATACTGTTTCTATTTGATTTATATTGAGACATTCTTACACGGGCAACAAGCTTCGCCAGGCAATTCGTGTAACTGATTACCCATCTGCTGTAAAACCAATTACTCAGATTGCAGGCTATTAAAATTTATTGTTCTGCTTGACTTTTGAAAAATCAATCATTACAATATACGAGATTTACTGATGAACAACAGTGAGGATAAATACAAGAATGAAAACTAAGAAAAATACCATGCAGAAATGGTTACGGAACTTAAATGTTTATTACAGCCTGTTTATTGCTGTATTGTTTTTTCTGTTTTGTCTGCCCAAAGGTATTTCGGCACAGGGGAATAATAATTTAAGTACAATTTTTCTGTTGGATAAGAATGATTTTAACCCCTATGTTGAATTTTTTTCTGAAGATATCAAAGACATGTTTCATCCCTCAGCGGGGAATCCATATCCATCTTCAAATTTGTTTGACGGTTATTTAAAAACATGCTGGGTATCAGGTTCTTCAAAAACAAATAAAAATAATGCCATTTATATCCGTTTGCCTGATAAGATTAATCTTGATAAAATAATTCTCAATATTTTTTCTGGATACGGAAAGAGTAAAAAATTATTTTACGCCAATGCCCGCCCAAAAAAAATCAACTTATGCTTATTTGCAGCATTTTATCCTGATGGATTCAGCACTGAAGTTGCCAGTTTCTATATCTTGAAAGAATACGGGATTAATAAAACAATTAACCTTACTGACACATTCGGCATACAATCATTTCCATTGAATTTTAATGAGAAAGCATTGCTTGAATTTCAAAAACAAGCATTGGAACAGGCAAAGAAATTTTCCGGCCCGCAATATAAAAAACTTGCAGGAGGCAGCCTTCCCCGATCTTTCTCTCCTTCTTTTATTATAAAACTTAAAATTACAGACTCTTATCCAGGTATAAAATATGACGATGTTTGTATTTCCGAAATATTTTTTAATAACAGATTTATTACACCTTATCCTGATAAATATTTTCAAATATCAAATGTCTATATAAAGAATGATAATACACTGCTGGCAGATATCACTGGTAAAAAAGGAGTTGTAATTTACAAAGACACCTCTTCTGTCTTTACTTATGTAGATTGGCCTGAGAATGCCGGCTGGGCTATTTTACATTCAGTACCGAACAATGCAGTGGGAGAAGGTTCACGCGAGGAAGAACAGTATTTATTGATTGATTTAAAAAATAGAAAAATAGCCAATAAAGAATTTGAAAAATATACAAACACCTCTGTTATGTTTCAGGTATTGGATAAAACAGATGATGGGAAAATTTACATTGACAATGATAGATTTAAAATTGAATTAAAGTAGCAGTATAAGCTGTTGCAATCCTCCTCAATTATGAATTTTGGTTCTTCCGAGTTCTATTTGGAAGTATGCGGTTAATGGTATAAAGGGATACCACTGAAACATCTCTCCCGCATCTGAAAATCTCCGCCCCAACTGTGCTCCGGGGCGTCATTCCCAAAATCTTTTATTGGGAATCCAGGGGCCTGGGGTTGGGTATGTATGTTACTCTCTACCACCTCCCCTCTGGATGCCCGCTTGCGCGGGCATGACAGGATTGAGATTTTTTCTCCGGCATCTGAAAATTTCCAACCGGAAATTTCAATACATTTTATCTTCAACCCCGAAGGGGTGTAAGGATTGTAGAATTTGTTTAATATAAAATATTTTTAACCCTGAAAGGGTGACATTATCTCTCCTGACAAAAAAAATAAAAGGAAAAAGTGACAACCTATTTCAGGACAAGACAGAACAGAGTAACCTGCTTCTTCCAGAATGTCAGTAAGTACATCACAAA includes:
- a CDS encoding TolC family protein translates to MQRNNKLMLIFLLTCLTVSRLYGLGQRILSYDDAVQIALHRSYTVKSYQEEKNAMQFYFNFYKAMFKPRMDLSVFAPSWKENVIRVQRPDGLPVYNSFGTMQFGADITFTYMLPTGGNFALHSLMYRDNQVTTLPLQNYAVLRTNQAYSSLSLSFTQPVFTRNTLKENLIEAKYELERSTSVFTRQQMNIIYNVTAAYYNIYRLTRNVEIAQERLKNSEESLRIAQLKAKTGRIPIGDVLISKVDVATNKGNLSEAVASLQRSKDDFKQLIGLRLDDDFQILTDLKYDTFEVDEEKAVSEALKHRMELKETELNYNLQEIRLDRARRVRELSGKISAYYDITGVSTIGAGTTGELFESSFKNFTDRPPNRGVTFTLLYPIFDWGRGSSRVQQEKANLNRRQLDIDNMKVTIVKQVRDIIRSLHEAENRLDILEQNQKVSERSYKISRIRFENGDLSSQDLSREQERLAQSRLDYLNAFITYQLTIADLKRKTLWDFKNNRSYLKEDYFSEK